A section of the Streptomyces sp. SCL15-4 genome encodes:
- a CDS encoding hemerythrin domain-containing protein yields the protein MSELHTPQAGDDGAKDTDVVALLMRQHGDIRNLFDEVEAATGDERRDAFRRLVRLLAVHETAEEEVVHPFVRHGVPGGEQVVRDRLAEERAAKEELAALDETDTDDPEFLPRLMRLRTDVQEHARAEERYEFTHIRRSTDVTNLAAMAKAVKAAEAMAPTHPHPGVESAAKNMALGPVAALMDRTKDMVRRSMGKDG from the coding sequence ATGTCCGAGCTGCACACTCCGCAGGCCGGTGACGACGGGGCCAAGGACACGGACGTGGTGGCGCTGCTGATGCGCCAGCACGGTGACATCCGCAATCTCTTCGACGAGGTGGAGGCCGCGACCGGGGACGAGCGGCGCGACGCGTTCCGGCGGCTGGTGCGGCTGCTGGCCGTGCACGAGACCGCCGAGGAGGAGGTCGTCCATCCCTTCGTGCGGCACGGGGTGCCCGGCGGCGAGCAGGTCGTCCGGGACCGGCTCGCGGAGGAACGGGCCGCCAAGGAGGAGCTGGCCGCGCTGGACGAGACGGACACCGACGATCCGGAGTTCCTGCCGCGGCTGATGCGGCTGCGCACGGACGTCCAGGAGCACGCGCGGGCCGAGGAACGCTACGAGTTCACGCACATCCGGCGCAGCACCGACGTCACCAACCTCGCCGCCATGGCCAAGGCCGTCAAGGCCGCCGAGGCCATGGCGCCCACGCATCCGCACCCGGGTGTGGAGTCCGCGGCGAAGAACATGGCGCTCGGGCCGGTGGCCGCGCTGATGGACCGCACCAAGGACATGGTGCGCAGGAGCATGGGCAAGGACGGCTGA
- a CDS encoding Pls/PosA family non-ribosomal peptide synthetase, with product MVEQSSEVPISGPDEPAVTMSDKGPARAETERKFAAALAELVEADHIPADSHFFTDLGANSLVMAQFCARLRKIPDLPSPSIRDIYRHPTIRGLAEALVPASPNGDTPADPAPAPAVTPAPAPVTRVNPLHHHVCGAFQLLVFLVYSLFYGYIAAGGYEWISEGSGPGGVYLRSLLFGSVAFLTLCAFPVLAKWVLVGRWKPGEFPVWGLAYVRFWLVKVLLHANPMVFLVGTPLYVLYLRALGARIGKGVTILSRSVPVCTDLLTIGAGTVIRKDSFFLCYRAYAGRIQTGRVTLGRNAFVGEKTVLDIDTSLGDDAQLGHSSALHRGQAVPDGERWHGSPAEPTEVDHVRVPPARCGTARRACYGTLTLLQLLFVYLPIALGGVYMVFTGLPAIGKRLDPQTASLSRPELIPDALAVSLVVFFGFVGAGLAALYTVPRLLRVLVRPDRVYPLYGLQYTLHRTAARITNIKFFTWLFGDSSYIVYYLRRLGYDLSRVEQTGSNFGTEVQHETPFLVTVGTGTMVADGLSLANAEYSSTSFRLSRAAIGPRNFLGNNIAYPAGGRTGENCLLATKVLVPLDGEIRTNVGLLGSPCFEIPRSVERDARFDHLRTGEELRRHLSAKNRYNLLSMAWMLFARWLHVFLLTLFALVSVELYGVVGHVVIALYLALTLLLSTAYYVLVERCMTAFRPLRPQLCSIYDRNFWLHERLWKVPVQYLNVFNGTPFKALVWRLLGVRMGKRVFDDGCFITERTLAAIGDECTLNAGSKIQCHSQEDGTFKSDGITLGARCTLGVAAHVHYGVTMGDGAVLAPDSFLMKGEEIPPGARWGGNPAVDMPETGGGPSAPAPKTTGAATAATR from the coding sequence ATGGTGGAGCAGTCCTCCGAGGTTCCGATATCCGGGCCGGACGAACCCGCCGTCACCATGAGCGACAAGGGGCCGGCCAGGGCGGAGACCGAGAGGAAATTCGCGGCGGCACTGGCGGAACTCGTGGAGGCCGACCACATTCCGGCCGACAGCCACTTCTTCACCGATCTGGGTGCCAATTCCCTGGTCATGGCCCAGTTCTGCGCCCGATTGCGCAAAATACCGGACCTGCCCTCGCCCTCCATACGGGACATCTACCGGCACCCCACGATCCGCGGCCTGGCCGAGGCCCTGGTACCGGCCTCCCCCAACGGCGACACCCCGGCGGACCCCGCGCCCGCGCCCGCTGTGACGCCGGCGCCGGCCCCGGTGACCCGGGTGAACCCGCTCCACCACCACGTGTGCGGCGCGTTCCAGCTGCTGGTCTTCCTGGTCTACTCCCTCTTTTACGGATACATAGCCGCCGGCGGATACGAGTGGATCTCCGAGGGTTCCGGTCCGGGCGGTGTCTACTTGCGTTCGCTGCTGTTCGGAAGCGTCGCGTTCCTCACGCTGTGCGCCTTTCCCGTCCTCGCGAAATGGGTGCTCGTCGGCCGGTGGAAACCGGGCGAGTTTCCCGTCTGGGGACTGGCGTACGTGCGTTTCTGGCTGGTGAAGGTGCTGCTGCACGCGAATCCGATGGTGTTCCTCGTCGGCACCCCGCTGTATGTGCTGTATCTGCGGGCGCTCGGCGCGCGGATCGGAAAAGGCGTCACGATTCTCTCCCGCTCGGTCCCGGTCTGCACCGACCTGCTGACGATCGGCGCCGGGACGGTGATCCGCAAGGACTCCTTCTTCCTGTGCTACCGGGCGTACGCCGGCCGTATCCAGACCGGCCGGGTCACGCTCGGCCGGAACGCGTTCGTCGGCGAGAAGACCGTCCTGGACATCGACACCTCGCTGGGCGACGACGCCCAGCTCGGGCACTCCTCCGCGCTGCACCGCGGCCAGGCGGTCCCGGACGGCGAGCGCTGGCACGGCTCCCCGGCCGAGCCCACCGAGGTGGACCACGTACGGGTCCCGCCGGCCCGGTGCGGCACCGCGCGCCGGGCCTGTTACGGCACCCTCACGCTGCTGCAACTGCTGTTCGTCTACCTCCCGATCGCCCTCGGCGGCGTGTACATGGTGTTCACCGGGCTGCCGGCGATCGGCAAGCGGCTCGATCCGCAGACGGCCTCGCTGAGCCGGCCCGAGCTGATACCCGACGCGCTGGCCGTCTCGCTCGTGGTGTTCTTCGGCTTCGTCGGCGCGGGGCTGGCCGCCCTGTACACGGTGCCGCGGCTGCTGCGCGTGCTGGTGCGGCCCGACCGGGTCTATCCGCTGTACGGGCTGCAGTACACGCTGCACCGCACGGCGGCCCGCATCACCAACATCAAGTTCTTCACCTGGCTGTTCGGCGACAGCTCGTACATCGTGTACTACCTCCGCCGGCTCGGCTACGACCTGTCGCGCGTCGAGCAGACCGGGTCCAACTTCGGCACCGAGGTGCAGCACGAGACGCCGTTCCTGGTGACCGTCGGCACCGGGACGATGGTGGCCGACGGGCTGTCGCTGGCGAACGCGGAGTACTCCAGCACGTCCTTCCGGCTGTCCCGGGCGGCGATCGGGCCGCGCAACTTCCTGGGCAACAACATCGCCTATCCGGCGGGCGGCCGGACCGGGGAGAACTGCCTGCTGGCGACCAAGGTGCTGGTACCGCTCGACGGCGAGATACGCACCAACGTCGGGCTGCTCGGCTCGCCGTGCTTCGAGATCCCCCGCTCGGTGGAGCGCGACGCCCGGTTCGACCACCTGCGCACGGGCGAGGAACTGCGCCGCCACCTGTCCGCGAAGAACCGCTACAACCTGCTGTCCATGGCGTGGATGCTGTTCGCGCGCTGGCTGCACGTCTTCCTGCTGACGCTGTTCGCCCTGGTCTCCGTGGAGCTGTACGGCGTGGTCGGCCACGTGGTGATCGCGCTGTACCTGGCGCTGACGCTGCTGCTGTCCACCGCGTACTACGTCCTGGTGGAGCGCTGCATGACCGCGTTCCGCCCGCTGCGCCCGCAGCTGTGCTCCATCTATGACCGGAACTTCTGGCTGCACGAGCGCCTGTGGAAGGTCCCGGTGCAGTACCTGAACGTCTTCAACGGCACCCCGTTCAAGGCCCTGGTGTGGCGGCTGCTGGGAGTGCGGATGGGCAAGCGGGTGTTCGACGACGGCTGCTTCATCACCGAACGGACCCTCGCCGCGATCGGCGACGAGTGCACCCTCAACGCCGGCAGCAAGATCCAGTGCCACTCGCAGGAGGACGGCACCTTCAAGTCCGACGGCATCACGCTCGGCGCCCGCTGCACGCTGGGCGTCGCCGCGCATGTGCACTACGGCGTGACCATGGGCGACGGCGCGGTGCTGGCGCCCGACTCCTTCCTGATGAAGGGCGAGGAGATCCCTCCGGGCGCGCGGTGGGGCGGCAATCCGGCCGTGGACATGCCGGAGACCGGCGGCGGCCCCTCCGCCCCGGCCCCGAAGACGACCGGCGCCGCCACGGCCGCCACCAGGTGA
- a CDS encoding amino acid adenylation domain-containing protein, with protein METRVEAGREYWSRVLTAGGATTVPRWAPEPVPRWRERETAVPEDVTAAVRALVRRSGLPLSAVLLAAHAKVLAALSGEPEVVTGYTAGVRGEPLPCRLTVPPGSWRALVSAAERAEAEVLAHREFPVAALRRELGLAGPPYEVVFGPLGADGTHTGEGVLHIRWYDRGGCLVLRLRHRADVLDSAAAARVGGYHLTALGLLATAPDTDHGRQSLLSAEEVREQLQGLAGPHRELPDARAHEVFERRAREHPERVAAVHGERAWTYGELNARANRLAHALLARGVGPEDVVAVVTERDLDWLAATLAVFKAGGVYLPVEPNFPAGRIAAMLTRADCRLVLTGSGGSRTLDEALAAVPGTAKLPVETAYAQAPADTDPGLAIEAGRLAYIYFTSGSTGEPKGAMCEHAGLLNHLYAKIDDLGIGEGSVVAQTAPQCFDISLWQLLSALLTGGRTLLVGQDVIVDVERFVDTLVRGRVAVAQVVPSYLEVVCAYLEQHPRALPDLRCVSVTGEALKRELVQRWFALQPGIRLLNAYGLTETSDDTNHEVLDGVPERVLLGRAVGNVRVYVVDEHLALVPLGAPGLIAFSGVCVGRGYVNDPERTREAYRTDPYRPGERLYLGGDLGRWHPGGRLEFLGRRDNQVKIRGFRIEIGEIENTLLRVDGVRDGAVVVAERGGGNKHLIAFHTGRRIPDGTLREAVAAALPAYMVPSAFHWRKSLPLTANGKIDRKALTALAERTEPAAPPDRAARSADALSPAERRLAAVWARLLGVPEERIGRADHFFDSGGTSLTAVKLSVALDRAVSLKDITRHPVLADLAALLDGAGRSRPELLQPLSEADGTLDGALVCFPYAGGNAVNFRPMAAALAGGGPAVLAVDLPGHDLADRREPFAPIADVAERVAAEITARGLTRVMLWGHSSGAAPALETARRLQERGVRVTRVFLGAQLLGTAAERGAAVAELSRRGDAEIAARLAADSGYTELAELDERHAEHIGAAYRHDCLAAHRYLLAALASPPPVRLSAPVTVVVAADDPHTAGYARRHRDWRLLADHVELHELPDGGHYFPRTRPAGAARAVLTAAVPLAST; from the coding sequence ATGGAAACGCGCGTGGAAGCCGGCCGGGAGTACTGGAGCCGGGTGCTGACCGCCGGTGGCGCGACCACCGTGCCGCGCTGGGCCCCGGAGCCGGTGCCGCGGTGGCGGGAGCGGGAGACCGCGGTCCCCGAGGACGTGACGGCCGCGGTGCGCGCCCTGGTGCGGCGCTCGGGGCTCCCGCTGAGCGCGGTGCTGCTGGCGGCGCACGCCAAGGTGCTGGCCGCGCTGTCCGGCGAGCCGGAGGTGGTGACCGGGTACACCGCCGGAGTGCGCGGTGAGCCGCTGCCGTGCCGGCTGACCGTCCCGCCGGGGTCCTGGCGGGCCCTGGTGTCGGCCGCCGAGCGCGCCGAGGCGGAGGTGCTCGCCCACCGCGAGTTCCCGGTCGCCGCGTTGCGCCGCGAACTGGGCCTGGCCGGGCCGCCGTACGAGGTGGTGTTCGGGCCCCTGGGCGCCGACGGGACGCACACCGGTGAGGGCGTGCTGCACATCCGCTGGTACGACCGGGGCGGATGCCTGGTGCTGCGGCTGCGGCACCGCGCCGACGTGCTGGACTCCGCCGCCGCCGCCCGCGTCGGCGGCTACCACTTGACGGCCCTCGGGCTGCTGGCGACCGCACCGGACACCGATCACGGCCGGCAGAGCCTGCTGTCGGCCGAGGAGGTGCGCGAACAGCTTCAGGGGCTGGCGGGACCGCACCGGGAGCTGCCGGACGCCCGCGCGCACGAGGTGTTCGAGCGGCGGGCGCGGGAGCATCCGGAGCGGGTGGCCGCCGTGCACGGCGAGCGCGCGTGGACGTACGGAGAGCTGAACGCGCGCGCCAACCGGCTGGCGCACGCGCTGCTGGCGCGCGGAGTGGGCCCGGAGGACGTGGTCGCCGTCGTCACCGAGCGCGATCTCGACTGGCTGGCGGCGACGCTGGCGGTGTTCAAGGCGGGCGGCGTCTACCTGCCCGTCGAACCGAACTTCCCGGCCGGCCGGATCGCGGCCATGCTGACCCGCGCGGACTGCCGGCTGGTGCTCACCGGCTCCGGCGGCAGCCGCACCCTGGACGAGGCGCTGGCCGCCGTACCGGGGACCGCGAAACTGCCGGTGGAGACGGCGTACGCGCAAGCGCCCGCCGACACCGACCCCGGGCTCGCGATCGAGGCCGGCCGACTGGCGTACATCTACTTCACCTCCGGCTCCACGGGGGAGCCGAAGGGGGCGATGTGCGAGCACGCGGGCCTGCTCAACCACCTCTACGCCAAGATCGACGACCTGGGGATCGGCGAGGGCTCGGTGGTGGCGCAGACCGCCCCGCAGTGCTTCGACATCTCGCTGTGGCAACTGCTGTCCGCGCTGCTGACCGGCGGGCGGACGCTGCTGGTCGGCCAGGACGTGATCGTGGACGTGGAGCGGTTCGTGGACACGCTGGTCCGCGGCCGGGTCGCCGTGGCCCAGGTCGTGCCCTCCTATCTGGAGGTGGTGTGCGCGTACCTGGAGCAGCATCCGCGCGCGCTGCCGGACCTGCGGTGCGTGTCGGTGACCGGGGAGGCGCTGAAGCGGGAGCTGGTGCAGCGCTGGTTCGCGCTCCAGCCGGGAATCCGGCTGCTGAACGCCTACGGGCTGACCGAGACCTCGGACGACACCAACCACGAGGTGCTGGACGGCGTGCCGGAGCGGGTGCTGCTGGGCCGCGCGGTCGGCAACGTCCGCGTGTACGTCGTGGACGAGCACCTGGCGCTGGTGCCGCTGGGCGCCCCGGGGCTGATCGCGTTCTCCGGCGTCTGTGTGGGCCGTGGGTACGTGAACGATCCCGAGCGGACCCGGGAGGCGTACCGGACGGACCCGTACCGGCCCGGTGAGCGGCTGTACCTGGGCGGCGACCTGGGCCGCTGGCATCCCGGCGGCAGGCTGGAGTTCCTCGGCCGCCGGGACAACCAGGTGAAGATCCGCGGCTTCCGCATCGAGATCGGCGAGATCGAGAACACGCTGCTGCGGGTGGACGGGGTGCGCGACGGCGCGGTGGTCGTCGCGGAGCGGGGCGGCGGGAACAAGCACCTGATCGCCTTCCACACCGGGCGGCGGATCCCGGACGGGACGCTGCGCGAGGCGGTCGCGGCGGCGCTGCCCGCCTATATGGTCCCCTCGGCCTTCCACTGGCGGAAGAGCCTTCCGCTGACCGCCAACGGCAAGATCGACCGCAAGGCGCTGACCGCGCTGGCGGAGCGGACGGAGCCGGCCGCGCCGCCGGACCGCGCCGCCCGGAGCGCGGACGCGCTCAGCCCCGCCGAGCGGCGGCTGGCGGCGGTGTGGGCGCGGCTGCTGGGCGTGCCCGAGGAGCGGATCGGCCGTGCGGACCACTTCTTCGATTCAGGTGGCACCTCCTTGACGGCCGTGAAGCTCAGCGTCGCGCTGGACCGCGCGGTCTCGCTGAAGGACATCACCCGCCATCCGGTCCTCGCCGACCTCGCCGCCCTCCTCGACGGCGCCGGCCGGTCCCGCCCGGAGCTGCTGCAACCGCTGTCGGAGGCGGACGGCACGCTCGACGGCGCGCTGGTGTGCTTCCCGTACGCGGGCGGCAACGCGGTCAACTTCCGCCCGATGGCGGCGGCGCTGGCCGGCGGCGGCCCGGCGGTCCTCGCCGTCGACCTGCCCGGGCACGACCTCGCGGACCGGCGCGAGCCGTTCGCGCCGATCGCGGACGTGGCCGAACGGGTCGCCGCCGAGATCACCGCGCGCGGCCTGACCCGGGTCATGCTCTGGGGGCACTCCTCGGGCGCCGCCCCGGCCCTGGAGACGGCCCGCCGGCTCCAGGAGCGGGGCGTGCGGGTGACCCGGGTGTTCCTCGGCGCGCAGCTGCTCGGCACCGCCGCCGAGCGCGGCGCCGCCGTCGCCGAGCTGAGCCGCCGCGGCGACGCGGAGATCGCGGCACGGCTGGCCGCGGACAGCGGCTACACCGAACTCGCCGAGCTGGACGAGCGGCACGCCGAGCACATCGGCGCCGCCTACCGGCACGACTGTCTGGCGGCGCACCGCTATCTGCTGGCCGCCCTCGCCTCCCCGCCGCCGGTCCGGCTGTCCGCGCCGGTGACGGTGGTCGTGGCCGCCGACGACCCGCACACGGCCGGCTACGCGCGGCGGCACCGGGACTGGCGACTGCTGGCCGACCACGTCGAGCTGCACGAGCTGCCCGACGGCGGCCACTACTTCCCGCGCACGCGCCCGGCCGGGGCGGCGCGGGCCGTCCTGACCGCGGCCGTGCCCCTGGCCTCCACCTGA
- a CDS encoding TauD/TfdA family dioxygenase: MPSSSLAAPLDVELRPDRPAMLRVAAPDDAARWAAEHREALRARVAEHGALLVRGLGLTDAEHVGAVFSRLAGEPMAETEAFAPRETVGPGLYSSTPWPANQPMCMHHELSYRLRVPGLVLFACLTPPATGGATAVADAEEVLRALPADLTRRFEQDGWLLTRSYNEEIGASLAESFGTDDRAAIEDYCRANAIETTWLGDGSLRTRQRRAAVVRHPLTGRRCWFNQIAFLNEWTLAPEVREYLVDEYGPEGLPFNTCHGDGSPIGEDVVECLNATYEAHTRREPWQAGDLLLVDNIRTAHSREPFTGERRVLVGMAEPRHLADGSFTPEASGR; the protein is encoded by the coding sequence ATGCCGTCCTCATCCCTGGCAGCACCGCTCGACGTGGAGCTGCGGCCGGACCGACCGGCGATGCTGCGCGTCGCCGCGCCGGACGACGCCGCGCGCTGGGCGGCCGAGCACCGCGAGGCGCTGCGCGCGCGGGTCGCCGAGCACGGGGCGCTGCTCGTGCGCGGCCTCGGCCTGACGGATGCCGAGCACGTCGGTGCCGTCTTCTCCCGGCTGGCGGGCGAGCCGATGGCGGAGACGGAGGCGTTCGCCCCGCGCGAGACCGTCGGCCCGGGGCTGTACTCCTCCACGCCGTGGCCGGCCAACCAGCCGATGTGCATGCACCACGAGCTGAGCTACCGGCTGCGGGTGCCCGGCCTCGTGCTCTTCGCGTGCCTGACCCCGCCCGCGACGGGCGGGGCCACCGCGGTGGCCGACGCCGAGGAGGTCCTCCGTGCCCTGCCCGCCGACCTGACGCGGCGCTTCGAGCAGGACGGCTGGCTGCTGACCCGCAGCTACAACGAGGAGATCGGGGCGTCCCTGGCGGAGTCCTTCGGCACCGACGACCGCGCCGCGATCGAGGACTACTGCCGGGCCAACGCCATCGAGACCACCTGGCTCGGCGACGGCTCGCTGCGCACCCGGCAGCGCCGCGCCGCCGTCGTCCGCCACCCGCTGACGGGCCGCCGCTGCTGGTTCAACCAGATCGCCTTCCTCAACGAGTGGACCCTCGCCCCGGAGGTGCGCGAGTACCTGGTGGACGAGTACGGCCCGGAGGGTCTGCCGTTCAACACGTGCCACGGCGACGGCAGCCCGATCGGCGAGGACGTCGTCGAGTGCCTGAACGCGACGTACGAGGCACACACCCGGCGCGAGCCCTGGCAGGCCGGTGACCTGCTGCTGGTGGACAACATCCGTACCGCGCACAGCAGGGAGCCGTTCACCGGAGAGCGGCGGGTCCTGGTCGGCATGGCCGAGCCGCGGCACCTGGCCGACGGCTCCTTCACCCCGGAGGCGAGCGGACGATGA
- the sbnB gene encoding 2,3-diaminopropionate biosynthesis protein SbnB, which translates to MTDVLPHTARAADSGPPAVPTFAVIPGEQVKKALEGAERQVVELVEATYRLHGDGESVNPPSYFLRFPDRPTSRIIALPASIGGSVRVDGLKWISSFPENVDSGLPRASAVLILNDHDTGYPFACLESSIISATRTAASAALAADRLSRERPRPTRVGFCGTGLIARYIHTFLARTGWTFEAIGVHDVSAASTEGFCGYLRQTGAGEPVTVHDSAEGLIRSSDLVVFATVAGRPHVTTPAWFDHNPLVLHISLRDLAPEVLLASANFVDDVEHCLKADTSPHLAEQRTGNRDFLNGTLHDVMLGRAAPPQDQPVIFSPFGLGVLDLAVGKYVYDQVARAGALRLVDDFFHDLRRYG; encoded by the coding sequence ATGACCGATGTACTGCCCCACACCGCCCGCGCGGCCGACTCCGGCCCGCCGGCCGTGCCGACCTTCGCCGTGATCCCCGGTGAGCAGGTGAAGAAGGCCCTGGAAGGGGCCGAGAGACAGGTCGTGGAGCTGGTGGAGGCCACCTACCGGCTGCACGGCGACGGGGAGTCGGTGAACCCGCCGTCGTACTTCCTGCGCTTCCCGGACCGTCCGACGTCCCGGATCATCGCGCTGCCCGCGTCCATCGGCGGGTCCGTCCGCGTGGACGGGCTGAAGTGGATCTCCAGCTTCCCGGAGAACGTGGACTCCGGGCTGCCGCGGGCCTCGGCGGTGCTCATCCTCAACGACCACGACACCGGCTATCCGTTCGCCTGTCTGGAAAGCTCCATCATCAGCGCGACCAGGACCGCCGCGTCCGCCGCGCTGGCCGCCGACCGGCTCAGCCGCGAGCGGCCCCGGCCCACCCGGGTCGGGTTCTGCGGCACCGGCCTGATCGCCCGGTACATCCACACCTTCCTGGCCCGCACCGGCTGGACCTTCGAGGCGATCGGCGTGCACGACGTGTCCGCCGCCAGCACCGAGGGCTTCTGCGGCTATCTGCGGCAGACCGGGGCCGGTGAACCGGTCACCGTCCACGACAGCGCGGAGGGCCTGATCCGCTCCAGCGACCTGGTGGTCTTCGCCACCGTGGCCGGCCGGCCGCACGTCACGACCCCGGCCTGGTTCGACCACAACCCGCTGGTCCTGCACATCTCGCTGCGCGACCTCGCCCCGGAGGTCCTGCTCGCCTCGGCCAACTTCGTGGACGACGTGGAGCACTGCCTGAAGGCGGACACCTCCCCGCACCTGGCCGAGCAGCGCACCGGCAACCGCGACTTCCTCAACGGCACCCTCCACGACGTGATGCTGGGCCGGGCCGCGCCGCCGCAGGACCAGCCGGTGATCTTCTCCCCCTTCGGCCTCGGCGTGCTCGACCTGGCCGTCGGCAAGTACGTCTACGACCAGGTCGCCCGGGCGGGCGCACTCCGCCTCGTCGACGACTTCTTCCACGACCTGCGCCGGTACGGCTGA
- the sbnA gene encoding 2,3-diaminopropionate biosynthesis protein SbnA encodes MPVITAPHAFNEGSLFVDLESIFGCRLYLKCEGFNFAGSIKLKAANEMVESAEREGTLTPDSVLVESSSGNLGVALSMIAASKGYRFLCVTDSRCNLSTKLLMEALGSHVHVVTDLDGNGGFLGTRLEYVRSLCASDDRYVWLSQYTNAGNWRAHYRTTAPEIAGHFPGLDVLFVGTGTAGTLMGCARYFREWHRPVRIVAVDSMGSVAFGGPPGRRMIPGLGMSMRPPLLDESYVDEVIRVEEADTIRTCHRLARRGFLFGGSTGTVVSAATEWLARQDARKLTAVAIAPDLGERYLDTVYQTNWLQDLYGDQLLDSAGLEPPPWDDDPAPRAPGRRHSP; translated from the coding sequence GTGCCCGTGATCACCGCTCCCCACGCGTTCAACGAAGGGAGCCTCTTCGTCGATCTGGAGTCGATATTCGGATGCCGCCTCTACCTCAAGTGCGAGGGCTTCAATTTCGCCGGCTCCATCAAACTCAAGGCCGCGAACGAGATGGTGGAGAGCGCCGAGCGGGAGGGGACGCTGACGCCGGACTCCGTCCTCGTCGAGTCCTCGTCCGGCAACCTCGGCGTCGCCCTCAGCATGATCGCCGCGAGCAAGGGCTACCGGTTCCTGTGTGTGACGGACTCGCGGTGCAATCTGTCGACCAAGCTGCTGATGGAGGCTCTCGGCAGTCATGTGCACGTGGTGACCGACCTGGACGGCAACGGCGGTTTCCTGGGCACCCGGCTGGAGTACGTCCGTTCGCTGTGCGCGTCCGACGACCGGTACGTGTGGCTGAGCCAGTACACCAACGCGGGCAACTGGCGGGCGCACTACCGCACCACCGCGCCGGAGATCGCCGGCCACTTCCCGGGCCTGGACGTGCTGTTCGTCGGCACGGGAACCGCCGGCACGCTGATGGGGTGCGCGCGCTACTTCCGCGAGTGGCACCGGCCGGTGCGGATCGTCGCCGTGGACAGCATGGGGTCGGTGGCCTTCGGCGGCCCGCCCGGCCGCCGGATGATCCCGGGCCTGGGCATGAGCATGCGCCCGCCGCTGCTGGACGAGTCCTACGTGGACGAGGTGATCCGGGTGGAGGAGGCGGACACCATCCGCACCTGCCACCGGCTGGCCCGGCGGGGCTTCCTGTTCGGCGGCTCCACGGGGACGGTGGTCAGCGCCGCGACGGAGTGGCTGGCCCGGCAGGACGCCCGGAAGCTGACCGCGGTGGCCATCGCCCCCGACCTCGGCGAGCGCTATCTGGACACCGTGTACCAGACCAACTGGCTCCAGGACCTGTACGGCGACCAGCTGCTGGACTCGGCCGGGCTGGAGCCCCCGCCCTGGGACGACGACCCGGCCCCCCGCGCACCGGGCCGGCGCCACAGCCCCTAG
- a CDS encoding TetR/AcrR family transcriptional regulator, which translates to MPQQQDSPRRSDAQRNRERILEVALVELSRCADAPLSAIAKKAGVGQGTFYRNFPNRESLVLEIYRHEMQQVADSAEQLLGSRAPDEALRAWMDRLSEFAMTKAGLADAIRQVTSAPGGPAKPSPTPVARAAELLLRANEEAGTVRPGVTADDFLLAIAGLWQLDPREDWRPRAARLLDLVMDGLRTGAPPG; encoded by the coding sequence GTGCCTCAGCAGCAGGACTCACCCCGGCGCTCCGACGCGCAGCGCAACCGCGAGCGCATCCTGGAAGTGGCTCTCGTCGAGCTGTCGCGCTGCGCGGACGCCCCGCTCAGCGCGATCGCCAAGAAGGCCGGTGTCGGACAGGGCACCTTCTACCGCAACTTCCCCAATCGCGAATCGCTCGTTCTCGAGATCTACCGCCACGAGATGCAGCAGGTCGCGGACAGCGCCGAGCAGCTGCTCGGCAGCCGGGCACCCGACGAGGCCCTGCGCGCCTGGATGGACCGGCTGTCCGAGTTCGCCATGACGAAGGCCGGACTGGCCGACGCGATCCGGCAGGTCACCAGCGCACCGGGCGGCCCCGCGAAGCCGTCCCCGACGCCGGTGGCCCGGGCAGCGGAACTCCTGCTCCGTGCCAACGAGGAAGCCGGCACCGTACGGCCCGGCGTCACCGCGGACGACTTCCTCCTCGCCATCGCCGGCCTGTGGCAGCTCGACCCGCGCGAGGACTGGCGGCCCCGCGCCGCCCGGCTCCTCGACCTGGTCATGGACGGACTGCGTACGGGGGCTCCCCCGGGCTGA
- a CDS encoding (2Fe-2S)-binding protein yields MASSTSSVITLKINGEKHTLPVDHRTTLLDALRERLDLTGTKKGCDQGQCGACTVLLDGRRAVACLQLAVAAEGREITTIEGVADGERLHPVQQAFLDLDGFQCGYCTPGQICSAIGVIEEHAAGWPSAATEDVRPEAGPPALTADEIRERMSGNLCRCGAYVSIVEAVARAAAGRTQGQLMTDAKETVA; encoded by the coding sequence ATGGCCTCATCGACGTCCAGTGTCATCACTTTGAAGATCAACGGCGAGAAGCACACACTGCCCGTCGATCACCGCACCACCCTGCTCGACGCACTGCGCGAACGACTCGACCTGACCGGCACCAAAAAGGGCTGTGACCAGGGTCAGTGCGGGGCCTGCACGGTCCTGCTGGACGGACGCCGGGCCGTCGCCTGCCTGCAACTCGCCGTGGCGGCCGAGGGCCGGGAGATCACCACCATCGAAGGTGTGGCCGACGGCGAACGGTTGCACCCCGTCCAGCAGGCCTTCCTCGATCTGGACGGCTTCCAGTGCGGCTACTGCACCCCGGGCCAGATCTGCTCGGCGATCGGGGTGATCGAGGAACACGCGGCGGGCTGGCCGAGCGCCGCCACCGAAGACGTCCGCCCCGAAGCGGGACCACCGGCCCTCACCGCCGACGAGATCCGCGAGCGGATGAGCGGGAACCTGTGCCGCTGCGGCGCGTACGTCTCGATCGTCGAAGCGGTGGCCCGCGCGGCGGCAGGCCGGACGCAGGGGCAGCTCATGACGGATGCGAAGGAGACCGTGGCATGA